Proteins encoded in a region of the Raphanus sativus cultivar WK10039 chromosome 8, ASM80110v3, whole genome shotgun sequence genome:
- the LOC108822174 gene encoding probable pectinesterase/pectinesterase inhibitor 7, protein MESRLLFLIAVLFFLQSLLVASQNLSNSSTICKTTPDPKYCRSVFPHSQGNVQQYSRFSIRKSLSQSRKFIRTVDKYLKRNAHISQPTVIRALQDCRFLAGLTMDYLLASFQTVNVTSAKSSSSFKTLSFTKAEDVQTLLSAALTNEQTCLEGLTTAASSSATWAVRNGVALPLVNDTKLFSVSLALFTKGWVPKKKKRAGLDWAHPRYGSSTHTKPFRLFRNGALPLKMTERTKAVYESLSRRKLADGDDGSMVLVSDIVTVSQDGTGTFTNITAAVAAAPNNTDGSGGFFLIYVTAGIYEEYVSIAKNKKYMMMIGDGINQTVITGNRSVVDGWTTFNSATFAVTAPNFVAVNMTFRNTAGPEKHQAVALRSGADFSVFYSCSFEAYQDTLYTHSLRQFYRECDVYGTVDFIFGNAAVVFQNCNLYPRKPMPNQFNAITAQGRSDPNQNTGTSIQNCTIKPADDLVLSNYTIETYLGRPWKNYSRTVIMQSYIDGFVEPVGWREWNGDFALSTLYYAEYNNTGPGSNTTARVTWPGYHMINSTDAANFTVTGLFLEDDWIWKTGVPYTSDLIS, encoded by the exons ATGGAATCTCGTTTGCTCTTTCTCATTGCAGTATTATTCTTTCTTCAATCACTCCTTGTTGCTTCTCAGAACCTATCAAACTCTTCAACAATCTGCAAAACGACGCCGGATCCAAAATACTGCAGATCTGTTTTCCCACACAGCCAAGGCAATGTTCAACAATACAGCCGTTTCTCAATCCGCAAATCGCTATCGCAGTCGCGGAAGTTCATTCGTACggttgataaatatttaaaacgcAACGCTCATATAAGTCAACCCACCGTTATCAGAGCTCTCCAAGACTGCCGTTTCCTCGCCGGTCTAACCATGGATTACCTCTTAGCGTCGTTTCAAACAGTTAACGTCACGTCAGCGAAATCATCCTCATCCTTCAAAACGTTATCGTTTACAAAGGCTGAAGATGTCCAAACGCTTCTTTCCGCAGCTTTAACTAACGAGCAGACATGTCTGGAGGGACTCACCACCGCCGCTTCATCTTCCGCCACGTGGGCAGTACGAAACGGAGTTGCTTTGCCTCTAGTCAACGACACGAAGCTCTTTAGTGTTTCACTCGCTCTCTTCACTAAAGGATGGGtcccaaagaagaagaaacgggCCGGGCTTGATTGGGCACACCCAAGATACGGATCATCTACCCACACCAAACCATTCCGTCTGTTCCGTAACGGAGCTCTACCGTTGAAAATGACAGAACGAACGAAAGCCGTATACGAATCTCTAAGCAGGCGAAAACTCGCCGACGGAGACGACGGAAGCATGGTGTTGGTAAGCGATATAGTCACCGTGAGTCAAGACGGAACCGGAACCTTTACCAATATCACGGCGGCCGTCGCGGCTGCTCCGAATAACACCGACGGAAGCGGCGGGTTCTTCTTGATTTACGTGACGGCGGGGATCTACGAGGAATACGTTTCTATCGCAAAGAACAAAAAGTATATGATGATGATCGGCGACGGCATTAATCAGACGGTGATTACGGGGAATAGAAGCGTCGTAGACGGTTGGACAACTTTCAATTCCGCCACCTTTG CTGTGACTGCACCGAACTTCGTTGCGGTGAACATGACTTTCCGGAACACGGCCGGACCGGAGAAGCACCAGGCGGTTGCGTTACGGAGCGGTGCAGACTTCTCAGTCTTCTATAGTTGTAGTTTCGAGGCCTATCAAGATACGCTCTACACGCACTCTCTAAGACAGTTTTATAGAGAATGCGATGTCTACGGAACGGTCGATTTTATATTTGGAAACGCAGCTGTTGTGTTTCAGAACTGCAATCTCTATCCGAGAAAACCGATGCCCAACCAGTTCAATGCAATCACTGCACAAGGCCGGTCTGATCCGAACCAGAACACTGGTACATCGATCCAAAACTGTACGATTAAACCAGCGGATGATCTTGTTCTTAGTAACTATACGATTGAAACGTATTTGGGTCGACCGTGGAAGAATTATTCCCGGACGGTTATCATGCAATCGTACATTGATGGTTTTGTCGAACCGGTTGGATGGAGAGAATGGAACGGCGATTTTGCATTAAGTACGTTATACTACGCGGAGTATAACAATACAGGACCTGGTTCAAACACTACAGCTCGTGTTACATGGCCCGGTTATCACATGATTAATTCGACTGATGCAGCTAATTTTACAGTCACTGGTTTGTTTCTTGAAGATGATTGGATTTGGAAGACCGGAGTGCCTTACACCAGCGATTTGATTTcataa